A section of the Clostridium sp. TW13 genome encodes:
- a CDS encoding VanZ family protein: MKKFFENLLILILSSIVALIINYYLTSKIVFNLVSINDFIIKPFSIILIIFQIVCIFCITQFIIYKTIDETTLKVFYICYFLMLIPSLFGRNFFKIRIYNLNPLLLLDQLKSFDSVITAILNVILFMPIGYLFKNKKFGTLIAIMLPVEFMIESTQLIFKVGVFDVDDIILNIIGISLGYLLTQKFISESSDDKNDIDS; encoded by the coding sequence ATGAAAAAGTTTTTTGAGAATTTATTAATTTTAATTTTGAGTTCTATAGTTGCACTAATAATCAATTATTATTTGACAAGTAAAATTGTTTTTAATCTTGTCAGTATAAATGATTTTATTATTAAGCCATTTTCAATTATATTAATTATATTTCAAATAGTTTGTATATTTTGTATTACTCAGTTTATTATTTATAAAACTATAGATGAAACAACTTTAAAAGTTTTTTATATATGCTATTTTTTAATGTTAATACCTTCATTATTTGGAAGAAACTTTTTTAAAATTAGAATCTATAATTTAAATCCACTACTTTTATTGGATCAATTAAAATCTTTTGACAGTGTTATAACTGCAATACTTAATGTTATATTATTTATGCCTATAGGGTACCTTTTTAAAAACAAGAAATTTGGAACACTTATTGCTATAATGCTTCCAGTAGAATTTATGATAGAGTCTACCCAACTTATATTTAAAGTTGGTGTTTTTGATGTTGATGATATTATTCTTAACATTATTGGTATCTCACTAGGCTACTTATTAACACAAAAATTTATTTCTGAGTCTTCTGATGATAAAAATGATATTGATAGTTAA
- a CDS encoding ABC transporter ATP-binding protein: protein MLKKFISFYKPHRTLFFLDFFAAFLVAGCDLIYPMLTRNVINDIIPNKNLRSLVVFAVALLIIYIIKAGLNYFMTYYGHAVGVRMQADMRRDMFEHLQSLPCKYFDNNKAGVIMSRMINDLMEVSELAHHGPEDIFTSVVMIIGSLIVLCTINVPLTIIIFAFIPILLWFTMSRRKKMNDAFLETRVKTGEVNATLENSLAGVKVTKSFANEEFEMQKFQENNVKFKKAREYSYKVMGEYFAGMNFFTDLLDLLVLIGSGYFAYKEYISIGDLAAYILYIKSFMQPIKKLINFMEQYQAGTTGFKRYMEIIEEVPQQEKENTTELKNVKGRIDIENVSFSYDENNAQILENFNLSIEAGKMVALVGPSGGGKTTICNLIPRFYEFEEGRILIDGNDIHDVSLRSLRSNIGVVQQDVFLFTGTIKDNILYGSPRATDEEIIQAAKRASLHDFIMTLPNRYDTYVGERGVKLSGGQKQRISIARVFLKNPPILILDEATSALDNVTEYEIQQSLEELCKERTTLVVAHRLTTVKNADEIVVVTDKGIEERGTHEELMNLGGIYSGLNVMYN from the coding sequence ATGTTAAAAAAATTTATAAGCTTTTATAAACCACATAGGACATTATTCTTTTTAGATTTTTTTGCAGCATTTTTAGTTGCTGGTTGTGATTTGATTTATCCTATGTTAACAAGAAATGTGATTAATGACATTATTCCAAATAAAAATCTTAGGAGTTTAGTAGTATTTGCTGTAGCGTTGTTGATTATATATATAATTAAAGCTGGGCTTAATTATTTTATGACTTACTATGGGCATGCAGTTGGGGTAAGGATGCAGGCAGATATGAGAAGAGATATGTTTGAACATCTTCAGTCACTGCCATGTAAGTATTTTGACAACAATAAGGCTGGAGTAATAATGTCAAGAATGATAAACGACCTTATGGAAGTTTCAGAACTGGCACATCATGGTCCAGAAGATATATTTACTTCTGTAGTAATGATAATAGGATCATTAATTGTTTTATGCACAATAAATGTTCCTTTGACTATAATTATATTTGCTTTTATACCAATATTATTATGGTTCACAATGTCTAGAAGAAAAAAGATGAACGATGCATTTTTAGAAACTAGAGTTAAAACTGGAGAGGTTAATGCAACCTTGGAAAACAGTCTAGCAGGGGTAAAAGTAACTAAGTCTTTTGCAAATGAAGAATTTGAAATGCAAAAATTCCAAGAAAATAACGTGAAGTTTAAGAAGGCAAGAGAATACTCTTATAAGGTTATGGGAGAATACTTTGCAGGTATGAACTTCTTTACTGATTTGCTAGATTTATTGGTTTTAATTGGGTCAGGATATTTTGCATATAAAGAGTATATTAGCATAGGTGATTTAGCAGCTTATATTTTATATATTAAGTCATTTATGCAGCCAATAAAGAAACTTATAAACTTTATGGAGCAATACCAAGCTGGTACAACAGGCTTCAAGAGATATATGGAGATAATAGAGGAAGTCCCTCAACAAGAAAAAGAAAATACCACAGAGTTAAAGAACGTTAAGGGAAGAATAGATATAGAGAATGTAAGCTTCAGTTATGATGAAAATAATGCTCAAATCTTAGAAAACTTTAATCTTTCAATAGAAGCAGGTAAGATGGTAGCATTAGTAGGACCATCTGGTGGAGGAAAAACAACTATTTGTAACCTAATTCCTAGATTTTATGAATTTGAGGAAGGAAGAATATTAATAGATGGCAATGATATTCACGATGTTTCTTTAAGATCGTTAAGAAGTAACATTGGAGTTGTTCAACAGGATGTATTCTTATTTACAGGGACAATAAAGGACAATATACTGTATGGAAGTCCAAGAGCTACAGATGAAGAAATCATACAAGCAGCTAAAAGAGCTAGTCTTCATGATTTTATAATGACTTTACCAAACAGATATGATACTTATGTAGGGGAAAGAGGAGTAAAGTTGTCAGGTGGGCAAAAACAAAGAATTTCTATAGCAAGAGTATTCCTTAAGAATCCTCCAATACTTATATTAGATGAGGCAACTTCAGCCTTAGATAATGTAACAGAATATGAAATTCAACAATCCTTGGAAGAGTTATGTAAGGAAAGAACAACCTTAGTAGTTGCACATAGATTAACCACTGTTAAGAATGCTGATGAAATAGTAGTTGTAACAGACAAGGGAATAGAAGAAAGAGGAACTCATGAAGAGTTGATGAACTTAGGTGGAATCTATAGTGGATTAAATGTTATGTATAACTAA
- a CDS encoding substrate-binding periplasmic protein, whose protein sequence is MKRLLMFIILSIFISNIIPNVNANIVQANEHATSVQQSDRLERIKQKGVLTVLSPDAIPYSYKDPISGEFSGLDADIIKEIARRLGANKVDARYLAFPYIIEELVNNPEIDLIAQGFYATAGRKNLVNFTTPIYTEVDAILTRKDTNINNKDTLKNKVIGVIGDTVYEDMAKNWKNQGLIKTYTRFFDNNSLYLALEHNVVDAIITDSIMAESALLQRPNLNLKLLSPNQYKPEINLAVGYALKKEDTTLLNAINQTIKEMKDDGTLYSILAKRSLISHYIP, encoded by the coding sequence TTGAAAAGACTTTTAATGTTTATAATTTTATCAATTTTTATTTCAAATATCATTCCCAATGTAAATGCTAACATAGTTCAAGCAAATGAACATGCAACTTCAGTGCAACAATCTGATAGATTAGAAAGAATAAAACAGAAAGGAGTACTGACAGTACTATCCCCTGATGCTATCCCATACTCCTATAAAGATCCTATATCTGGTGAATTTAGTGGACTTGATGCAGATATTATAAAAGAAATAGCTAGACGTTTAGGAGCAAATAAAGTGGATGCACGCTATCTAGCATTTCCTTACATAATAGAAGAATTGGTTAACAATCCTGAAATTGATCTTATTGCACAGGGCTTCTATGCTACAGCTGGTCGTAAAAATTTAGTAAATTTCACTACTCCAATTTATACTGAAGTAGATGCAATATTAACAAGAAAGGATACAAATATAAACAATAAAGATACTTTAAAAAACAAGGTAATCGGTGTAATTGGAGATACAGTTTATGAAGATATGGCTAAGAACTGGAAAAACCAAGGATTAATAAAAACTTATACAAGATTTTTTGATAATAACTCATTATATCTAGCATTAGAACATAATGTTGTAGACGCTATAATTACTGATTCTATAATGGCAGAAAGTGCTCTTTTACAAAGACCTAACTTAAATTTAAAATTGCTATCCCCAAATCAATATAAACCAGAAATAAATTTAGCTGTAGGATATGCTTTAAAGAAAGAAGATACTACTCTACTAAATGCAATTAATCAAACCATAAAAGAAATGAAGGATGATGGAACTCTATATTCCATATTGGCTAAACGCAGCTTAATATCACACTACATTCCATAA
- a CDS encoding substrate-binding periplasmic protein produces MRSFLKFVTILILVLNFTLYLGNNIVKANENTTSVQQMDRLKKIKKSGVLTVLSANMAPYSYKDPINGEFSGLDADIIKEIAYRLGVNNVNAQYIAFPSLLEEGINNPQIDSIAQGLYITDERKKLMNFTNPIYTERDVILTRKDTNINNKDDLKNKIIGVVAGSFNDNIANNWKQQGLISDYIRFYDSNSLLLALENKIIDAVVTSSILGENALLQRPNSNFKLLSPIQYKSEATFNVGYALKKEDITLLNAINEALQEMKTDGTLYGILAKRSLTSHYIP; encoded by the coding sequence TTGAGAAGTTTTTTAAAATTTGTAACTATATTAATTCTAGTGCTAAATTTTACACTGTATTTAGGTAATAATATAGTAAAAGCAAACGAAAATACGACCTCTGTTCAACAAATGGATAGGCTAAAAAAAATTAAAAAAAGTGGAGTACTAACAGTATTATCAGCTAACATGGCTCCATATTCTTATAAGGATCCTATAAATGGTGAATTTAGTGGACTTGATGCAGATATTATAAAAGAAATAGCCTACCGCCTTGGAGTTAATAATGTGAATGCACAATACATAGCATTTCCTTCCTTGCTCGAAGAAGGAATAAATAATCCTCAAATTGATTCAATTGCTCAAGGATTATATATAACAGATGAACGTAAGAAATTGATGAATTTCACCAACCCAATCTATACTGAAAGGGATGTTATATTAACCAGAAAAGATACAAATATAAACAATAAAGATGACCTTAAAAACAAGATAATTGGTGTGGTTGCTGGTTCATTCAATGATAATATAGCTAACAATTGGAAGCAGCAAGGTTTAATAAGTGATTATATACGTTTTTATGATAGCAATTCTTTACTCCTAGCATTAGAAAATAAAATTATTGATGCAGTAGTCACTTCTTCTATACTAGGAGAAAATGCTCTTTTACAAAGACCTAATTCAAACTTTAAGTTGTTATCTCCAATCCAATATAAGTCAGAAGCAACTTTTAACGTAGGATATGCATTAAAGAAAGAAGATATCACATTATTGAACGCAATTAATGAGGCACTACAAGAGATGAAGACTGACGGCACCTTATATGGAATACTAGCTAAACGGAGCTTAACATCACACTATATTCCATAG